One window of the Desulforhopalus sp. genome contains the following:
- the amrB gene encoding AmmeMemoRadiSam system protein B has product MRQPAVADRFYPGSPEALALTLAELLPASPPSGRQKALAVISPHAGYMYSGALAATTFASVAIPETVILLGPNHRGLGVPIALSTTTWNMPLGSVPVDQEMCTLVLKHSQLVKVDELAHKHEHSLEVQIPFLQVLQKKLRIVPLTISHISYKDCQALAETLSMAIHESSRDVLIVASSDMNHYESRKTTDKKDGLALQCIQRMNPFDLYNTVIENRITMCGVIPAVIAILAAKAQGGKESRLVGHTDSGYVSGDIGQVVGYAGVVINS; this is encoded by the coding sequence ATGAGACAGCCCGCAGTTGCCGACCGTTTCTATCCGGGATCGCCGGAAGCACTTGCCCTCACTCTCGCTGAACTCCTGCCGGCAAGTCCTCCATCCGGAAGACAAAAAGCTTTAGCTGTAATATCTCCACATGCCGGTTATATGTACTCCGGCGCACTTGCAGCTACTACATTCGCTTCAGTTGCTATTCCCGAAACGGTGATACTGCTCGGCCCAAATCATCGGGGCCTCGGTGTTCCAATCGCACTTTCAACTACCACTTGGAACATGCCCCTGGGTAGTGTACCGGTTGATCAGGAGATGTGCACACTTGTGCTCAAACATTCACAACTGGTGAAAGTGGACGAGTTGGCCCATAAACATGAACATTCTCTGGAAGTTCAGATTCCATTTTTGCAAGTGCTCCAGAAAAAGCTACGCATTGTGCCCCTGACAATTTCCCACATTTCCTATAAGGATTGCCAAGCACTGGCCGAGACACTATCCATGGCAATCCACGAATCGTCCAGGGATGTCTTGATAGTTGCCTCCAGCGACATGAACCATTACGAATCGCGAAAGACCACAGACAAGAAAGACGGCCTCGCCCTGCAATGTATCCAGCGAATGAATCCCTTCGATCTCTACAACACCGTAATTGAAAATCGCATCACCATGTGCGGGGTAATTCCCGCAGTGATAGCCATCCTCGCCGCCAAGGCACAAGGCGGCAAAGAGAGTCGCCTTGTCGGCCACACTGATTCAGGGTATGTATCAGGAGACATTGGCCAGGTGGTAGGCTATGCGGGAGTGGTAATAAATAGCTGA